CTCTTCCCGCTCCACCAGACCACGGCTCTCAAGAGTGGCCAACAGACGAAACACCTTGTTCCGGCTCAACCCCAAACGTTCGGCAAGATTGGGGAGGGTCGGCGGAGGGGTTTCATCGGTGAGGGCCTCAAGGAGATCCAGCGCCTTTTCCACGGTCTGCACCGAATATGTGCTTTTGTCTCTCGTCATGGCACCCTGTCGATTTCACGAATATTCAAGCTCTGTTCTACAATCGGCCATTTTTGATTTTATATTTTTTTAACACGCCGTTTTATTTGTGTCAAGAATATTTTTGAATTCCCTGCGCAATACCATTTTGTTTTTCGCGATATCAGTATGTTGCGCAAGTAATACACCTGAACAATTTCGCATTAATCATATTTGCATAGCCATAAAACAAATTTATACAAAACAGGGGTCGGTTGCGCACAAAAAGTGCTGCATTGCAGCCATGGGAAGGGCTCGAATGGAGATTTACAGACTTGGAGGGCATCCGGATAGGGCAAACCGAGAACAGCGCCAAAACAGAATAACGTACGATGCAGGCAGGATAAAAACAGGGCATTACAGCAATTGCAGAACGCCTTTTCTATAAATAGAGAGGGATATCCCGCAGCCGGAGTGAACGAAAAATGCTTCAGGAACGGAGAGGGGCAAGAACTGTGAAGGGAGGGGCGTCAAGGATTGCCCTCCTCATCAGCGGAACTGGATGGCAATACCCTTGGCTTTGATTTCGCCGGAGGGGAAGAGCAGGTATGTGGACTGCTCCACCCGGACCTCGGGGAGAATGACTGCATCTGCACCCAGGCGCCGGGCACCTTCGCGCAGTTCTCCATAGGCCCATTCATAATCCTGCGTGGTCAAGCCCTCAACGGAACCGATCCGCGAGCGGCTGTACTCCAGAGCGCCCAGCTTGACATACGGTCGCTGCAGTTCGTCCTGGGTCATGATGGGAGGCAGCGATTGTGGCACATGCTTCGTTACGGCACACCCGGACAGTCCGGCGATCGCAATCGCCACGACACCCCATGCAATCAATACGAGAAGGTGCCGTACAGGCGACACGCGACCTCCGCGATGCTTCATAGATGCTTCCATGGAATGACTCCTCCGGGGATATGGACAACGGTGATAAGTCTAGCGGCATTTTTCTGACTTTACAAGGCAGTTTTTCCCATGCTAGTATTCTGCGGTTTTCGTTGGATACTCACGTATTTTCTGATCTTTTGACAAGGAGCCGGGGAATGTCAGGACATAATAAATGGAGCACCATCAAACACAAAAAGGGTGCAGCCGACGCAAAGCGGGGCAAGGTTTTTACCAAGCTGATCAAGGAGATATCTGTTGCTGCCAAGCTGGGGGGCGGCGACGCCGCAGCCAACCCGCGCCTGCGGACCGCCATTGACAAGGCCAAAGCCGAGAACATGCCCAAAGACAACATCGAACGCGCCATCAAAAAGGGAACCGGCGGGATGGAAGGGGTCATCTACGAAGAGATCACCTACGAAGGCTACGGCCCCGGCGGCGTGGCGGTGCTGGTCGAGGTGATGACCGACAACCGGAACCGGACCGTTTCCGATGTCCGCAGCATCTTCACCAAGTGCAACGGCAATATGGGGGAAACCGGCTGCGTCTCCTGGATGTTCGACAAGAAAGGGCTCATCGTCTTCAACACTTCCGTTGAATTCGAGAAGCTTTTCGAAGCTGCCCTGGAAGCCGGGGCAGAGGACGTGAGCGAAGAAGACGAGCAATACGAGGTTATCACCGAACCCTCAGCATTCATCGAAGTGCGCGAAGCACTGGAGAAGGCGGGCTTTACCTACGAATCCGCTGAAGTCACCATGATCCCCCAGACCTTGATGAAACTGGAAGGCAAGCCGGCAGAGAGCATGCTGAAACTGATGGAAAGGCTGGAAGATAATGACGACGTACAGAACGTCTATGCGAACTTCGACATCTCCACGGAAGAGATGGAAAAGATGATGTGAGCCACAGGGGAGCCGCTGGCTCCCCTTTTTCGTTGCCCCTTGGGAAATACAATCGCATGAAAGTTCTCGGCATCGACCCCGGTTCACGCATCACCGGCTACGGGATCATCCGCTCTGAAGGCAACCGCCTGCTCCACCTTGACAATGGTGCCTTGTTCACCGATACTACGGCAGACTTTTCCACCAGACTTCTACAGATCTACCGTGGCCTGACCGACATCATCCGGACCTACCAGCCGGATGCCATGGCTGTCGAGCAGGTCTTCTTCGCCAAGAACGTGCAGAGCGCCCTCAAGCTCGGCCAGGCCCGCGGTGCCGCCATTGTCGCCGGAGCGGATGCGGGCCTGCCTATCTTCGAATATTCGGCGTTGCAGGTCAAACAGGCCGTGGTCGGACACGGGCGAGCGGCCAAGGAACAGGTCCAGCAGATGGTGAAGATACTTCTCAACCTCCCGGAAATCGCCCAGGCCGACGCCTCGGATGCCCTGGCCATTGCCATCTGCCATGCCAACTCCGCAGGGATGCGCAGCCTCACGAGACGCCCATGATCGCGCTCCTCACCGGCCGCATCGCCCATAAGGGCCCTGACAGCGTGATCATTGATGTCGGCGGCGTCGGCTACCGCGTGCAGATCCCCTTTTCAACCTATTTTGAGCTCCCCGACGAAGGGGGGACCACAACCCTGCACATCCACACACACGTCAAGGAAGACGCGATCCATCTGTACGGCTTTCGCACGGCCGGCGAAAAGCTCTGCTTCCAGCTGCTCATCACGGTTTCGGGGATCGGGCCGAAACTGGCGCGCGACATCCTCTCCAACTGCCAGGTGGAGGATCTTGCCGCCGCACTGACCCGCGGGGATCTCGCCCGGCTTTCCGCCATCCCAGGCATCGGGAAAAAAACTGCCGAGCGGCTGGTCCTGGAGCTGAAAGACAAGATCGCCCGGTTGAGCGTCCCGCTTCCGGCCAGAGAGCAGGCAACTGCTGCAGGTGCGGCGGATCTGCGCGATGATGTCGCCTCGGCCCTGGTGAACCTGGGTTACAAGGAAGCACAGGTACGCAAAACCCTGGATGACCTGGAAATACCGCCTGATGCGTCCATGGAAACGGTGCTGAAGCAGGCGCTCAAGACCCTGATGAAATAGAACCCCACGGATATCGGACCAGATGACCCGGATGATAGCTCCCGACATAACCGAAGACGACCTGTTCGTCGAAACGTCCCTTCGCCCCAGGGCGCTGGAGGAGTATATCGGCCAGGAAAAGGCCAAGGGGAACCTGCGCGTCTTCATCGATGCCGCCAGGCGCCGCGACGAAGCACTTGACCATGTTCTCCTCTATGGGCCGCCCGGCCTGGGAAAGACAACGCTTGCCAACATCATCGCCTGCGAGATGGGGGTGAACATCAAATCGACCTCGGGTCCGGTGATCGAGCGCCCCGGCGACCTGGCGGCGATCCTCACGAACCTGGAGCAGCACGACGTCCTGTTCATCGACGAGATCCACCGCCTCTCCCACGTGGTCGAGGAGATACTCTATCCCGCCATGGAGGATTTCCAGCTCGATATCATCATCGGCCAGGGGCCAAGCGCCCGGACCATCAAGCTGGATCTGCCCAAGTTCACCCTGGTCGGAGCCACGACCCGGGCAGGGCTTCTCTCCTCTCCGCTCAGGGATCGCTTCGGGGTTATCTCGCGGCTGGAATTCTACACCAATGAGGAACTGGCAACGATCATCACCCGTTCGGCCCGCATCCTGGGGATCCAGATCGACCAGGAGGGGGCGCTCGAATTGGCCGGCAGGAGCAGGGGAACCCCGCGGATTGCCAACCGACTGCTCCGCCGGGCTCGCGACTTTGCCCAGGTAAAGGCCGATGGAATCATCACTGAAAAGGTCGTCATGGATGCCCTTTTGCTCCTCGAAGTCGACGAGATGGGATTCGACCAGATGGACCGGACCGTGCTCCTGACGATTATCGACAAGTTCGGGGGAGGTCCTGTGGGGCTCGACACCCTCTCTGCCGCTATCTGCGAAGAAAGCGGCACCATAGAGGACGTCATCGAGCCGTTCCTGATCCAGCAGGGGTTCCTCAACCGGACCCCCCGGGGACGGGTTGCCACTGCTGCGGCCTACCGCCACTTCGGCCGAATACACCCCACCTCCTCCCAGGAGAGTCTTTTCTGACATGCAGCTCCCCTTTGATTTTCCTGTAACGCCCCGCTTCAGCCTTGCCAACTTTGTCGTCTGCTCCGGCAACGAGACAGCCTATCGCTTTGCCCTGCGCCTGCTGGAGCCGACAAGCGGCGAAAACCTCCTCTACCTGCACGGCCCTGAAGGTTCCGGCAAGACCCATCTGCTCATGGCCCTGGCAGATGCCCTTGGAGAAAGGACCGGGAAAACCGTTCCCTGCCTGACGTTCGGAACACCCGACTCGGCCACCCTCCCGGCGCGCTGCGTGGGAACCGGCAATCCGGGCGACGAGGTTTTCCGCGAGGCGCCTGCCCTGCTGGTGGATGACCTGCATCTGATCCCTGCGGATCACGACCTGCGGATTGCGCTCTGGCAGCTCTTCAACGATTACTACCAGACCGGCAGACCCATGGTCATTACCGGCCGCTACCCTCCCAAGGAGCTCCCGAACCTGGATGATCACCTGACATCCAGACTGCTCTGGGGACTGGTGGCCCATATCGACGTCTCGGACGACAGCTCCCGCCGCATGATCATGCAGAAGCTTGCGCTGGACCGGCAGATGGTTTTTCCGGACGAGGTGGTCGACTACCTCTTGCGGCATGCGCGGCGCGACATCCCGAGCCTGATTGACACGCTGGACCGGATAGTGCATCATGCTCTTGCTACCGGGCGCAAGGTTTCCCTGCGACTGGCCAGTGAAGTCATGGCCCCCAACGGAGCGGTTATATGAACCTTCTCCTGCATATCTGCTGCGGCCCGTGCGCGGTCTTTCCCGTCAAGGAACTCCGCAACCGGGGGATTACCGTTACCGGCTACTT
This is a stretch of genomic DNA from Geobacter sp.. It encodes these proteins:
- a CDS encoding YebC/PmpR family DNA-binding transcriptional regulator; the protein is MSGHNKWSTIKHKKGAADAKRGKVFTKLIKEISVAAKLGGGDAAANPRLRTAIDKAKAENMPKDNIERAIKKGTGGMEGVIYEEITYEGYGPGGVAVLVEVMTDNRNRTVSDVRSIFTKCNGNMGETGCVSWMFDKKGLIVFNTSVEFEKLFEAALEAGAEDVSEEDEQYEVITEPSAFIEVREALEKAGFTYESAEVTMIPQTLMKLEGKPAESMLKLMERLEDNDDVQNVYANFDISTEEMEKMM
- the ruvC gene encoding crossover junction endodeoxyribonuclease RuvC, with product MKVLGIDPGSRITGYGIIRSEGNRLLHLDNGALFTDTTADFSTRLLQIYRGLTDIIRTYQPDAMAVEQVFFAKNVQSALKLGQARGAAIVAGADAGLPIFEYSALQVKQAVVGHGRAAKEQVQQMVKILLNLPEIAQADASDALAIAICHANSAGMRSLTRRP
- the ruvA gene encoding Holliday junction branch migration protein RuvA, encoding MIALLTGRIAHKGPDSVIIDVGGVGYRVQIPFSTYFELPDEGGTTTLHIHTHVKEDAIHLYGFRTAGEKLCFQLLITVSGIGPKLARDILSNCQVEDLAAALTRGDLARLSAIPGIGKKTAERLVLELKDKIARLSVPLPAREQATAAGAADLRDDVASALVNLGYKEAQVRKTLDDLEIPPDASMETVLKQALKTLMK
- the ruvB gene encoding Holliday junction branch migration DNA helicase RuvB, with protein sequence MTRMIAPDITEDDLFVETSLRPRALEEYIGQEKAKGNLRVFIDAARRRDEALDHVLLYGPPGLGKTTLANIIACEMGVNIKSTSGPVIERPGDLAAILTNLEQHDVLFIDEIHRLSHVVEEILYPAMEDFQLDIIIGQGPSARTIKLDLPKFTLVGATTRAGLLSSPLRDRFGVISRLEFYTNEELATIITRSARILGIQIDQEGALELAGRSRGTPRIANRLLRRARDFAQVKADGIITEKVVMDALLLLEVDEMGFDQMDRTVLLTIIDKFGGGPVGLDTLSAAICEESGTIEDVIEPFLIQQGFLNRTPRGRVATAAAYRHFGRIHPTSSQESLF
- a CDS encoding DnaA regulatory inactivator Hda translates to MQLPFDFPVTPRFSLANFVVCSGNETAYRFALRLLEPTSGENLLYLHGPEGSGKTHLLMALADALGERTGKTVPCLTFGTPDSATLPARCVGTGNPGDEVFREAPALLVDDLHLIPADHDLRIALWQLFNDYYQTGRPMVITGRYPPKELPNLDDHLTSRLLWGLVAHIDVSDDSSRRMIMQKLALDRQMVFPDEVVDYLLRHARRDIPSLIDTLDRIVHHALATGRKVSLRLASEVMAPNGAVI